In Candidatus Binatia bacterium, the following are encoded in one genomic region:
- a CDS encoding lipase maturation factor family protein, whose product MKPLLVYDGDCGFCRLWIERWQAATGDRVDYATYQEVADRFSKIPRERFEKAVQLLEPDGRWSGGAEAVFRALATAPGRRWPLWLYRRVPGVRPLTETAYRFVAANRGPLYRITRWIWGDHVVPPGETLTTWIFLRLLAVVYLVAFVSMWVQVQGIAGPDGVLPGRDFLAALHARYGRLAYWIAPTLGWLGSSAGWLHALCAAGVVLSVGLALGAAPIACLAGLWSLYLSLSILGQDFFWFQWDSLLLETGLLAILIAPWRWWSRPASDPPPRRSGLWLMRWLLFRLSFSSAAVKLLSGDPTWHARTALQYHFETQPLPPWTAWYAHHLPAGALRASTTGTLILEGIAPFLIFLPRRLRFAGAALIAALQILILLTGNYGFFNWLTLALCVLCLDDGVWPRSWRERAGRWSVRRGGWFAWALRPLALLFFLLSLVPFLTTLHAPTTWLGPVEYASDLVWPIRSFNRYGLFAVMTTRRLEIVLEGSRDGVQWLAYELPWKPGDPARRPEFVAPHQPRLDWQMWFAALSNFQNQPWFLQLCRRLLEGSPAVEALFAKNPFPRAPPRFLRAVVYDYHFTTAEERKRTGAWWRREPLGLYCPVLALQNGQLVAVGAAPR is encoded by the coding sequence ATGAAGCCACTACTGGTCTACGACGGCGATTGCGGCTTCTGCCGGCTCTGGATCGAGCGCTGGCAGGCCGCGACCGGCGACCGCGTGGACTATGCGACCTACCAGGAGGTCGCCGACCGCTTCTCCAAGATCCCCAGAGAGCGCTTCGAGAAGGCGGTGCAGCTCCTGGAGCCGGACGGCCGCTGGTCGGGCGGGGCCGAGGCGGTCTTTCGCGCCCTGGCCACGGCTCCCGGCCGGCGATGGCCGCTCTGGCTCTATCGCCGCGTTCCCGGGGTGCGGCCCCTCACCGAAACCGCCTACCGCTTCGTCGCCGCCAACCGCGGCCCGCTGTACCGGATCACGCGCTGGATCTGGGGCGATCACGTCGTCCCGCCCGGCGAGACCCTCACGACCTGGATCTTCCTCCGGCTCCTCGCCGTCGTCTACCTCGTCGCGTTCGTCTCGATGTGGGTCCAGGTGCAGGGAATCGCCGGACCCGACGGGGTCCTCCCGGGGCGCGACTTCCTGGCCGCGCTCCACGCGCGCTACGGAAGGCTGGCCTACTGGATCGCGCCGACGCTCGGATGGCTGGGTTCGAGCGCGGGGTGGCTGCACGCCCTCTGCGCGGCGGGGGTGGTGCTCTCGGTCGGGCTCGCCTTGGGAGCGGCGCCGATCGCATGCCTCGCGGGGCTCTGGTCCCTGTACCTCTCGCTCTCGATCCTCGGCCAGGACTTCTTCTGGTTCCAGTGGGACAGCCTGCTGCTGGAGACCGGGCTCCTCGCGATCCTGATCGCTCCCTGGAGGTGGTGGTCCCGGCCCGCGAGCGATCCGCCTCCGCGCCGCTCGGGTCTGTGGCTGATGCGGTGGCTCTTGTTCCGGCTCTCCTTTTCGTCCGCCGCGGTCAAGCTGTTGAGCGGCGACCCGACGTGGCACGCGCGCACGGCGCTTCAGTACCACTTCGAGACGCAGCCGCTCCCTCCCTGGACGGCGTGGTACGCGCATCATCTCCCCGCGGGCGCGCTCCGCGCGTCCACCACGGGGACGCTCATCCTGGAAGGGATCGCCCCATTCCTGATCTTCCTGCCGCGACGCCTCCGGTTCGCGGGCGCCGCGCTGATCGCGGCGCTTCAGATCCTGATCCTGCTCACGGGCAACTACGGATTCTTCAACTGGCTCACGCTGGCGCTCTGCGTGCTGTGCCTGGACGACGGCGTGTGGCCGCGAAGCTGGCGGGAGCGTGCGGGGCGCTGGTCGGTGCGGCGGGGGGGATGGTTTGCCTGGGCGCTGCGGCCCCTGGCCCTGCTGTTCTTCCTGCTCAGCCTGGTGCCCTTCCTCACGACGCTCCACGCGCCCACGACCTGGCTCGGGCCCGTCGAGTACGCGTCCGACCTGGTCTGGCCGATTCGATCGTTCAATCGCTACGGCCTCTTCGCGGTGATGACGACCCGACGGCTCGAGATCGTCCTGGAGGGGAGCCGCGACGGCGTGCAGTGGCTGGCCTACGAGCTTCCCTGGAAGCCGGGCGACCCGGCCCGGCGCCCGGAGTTCGTCGCGCCGCACCAGCCTCGCCTGGACTGGCAGATGTGGTTCGCGGCGCTCAGCAACTTCCAGAATCAGCCGTGGTTCCTGCAGCTGTGCCGGCGGCTGCTGGAGGGGTCGCCGGCCGTCGAGGCGCTCTTCGCGAAGAACCCCTTCCCGCGCGCGCCGCCGAGGTTCCTGCGCGCCGTGGTCTACGACTATCATTTCACGACTGCGGAAGAGCGGAAGCGCACCGGCGCCTGGTGGCGCCGGGAGCCGCTCGGGTTGTACTGTCCCGTGC
- a CDS encoding ATP-binding cassette domain-containing protein: MLSTRGLVKVYPGPVTALNGVDLDVHPGMFGLLGPNGAGKSTFMKILAGLLEPTSGSATLDGIDIVKDPDSVWPRLGYLPQEFGFYPHLTGEAMLGHLLDLKGVTAPQGKKKLVAELLDRVNLSFAARRAVKGYSGGMRQRLGIAQAIAGNPRLIIVDEPTAGLDPEERLRFYHLLSELAADRIVLLSTHIVEDVAVLCPRFAVIRAGRLIALTTPAEARAAIAGRMFEGLVSVEDLQRLRAERMVTQALLVEGKNRARIFESSGTPPAGFLPAPATLEDAYLVLMRQGELPNGNGSGPALPSGRVAGTNASIEAVG, from the coding sequence ATGCTCAGCACCCGCGGTCTGGTCAAGGTGTACCCGGGCCCGGTCACCGCCTTGAACGGCGTGGATCTGGACGTGCATCCCGGGATGTTCGGCCTCCTCGGCCCCAACGGGGCGGGGAAGTCGACCTTCATGAAGATCCTTGCCGGGCTCCTCGAGCCCACCTCCGGCAGCGCCACCCTCGACGGCATCGACATCGTGAAGGATCCCGACTCGGTCTGGCCGCGGCTGGGCTACCTGCCGCAAGAGTTCGGCTTCTACCCGCACCTGACCGGCGAGGCGATGCTCGGGCACCTGCTGGACCTCAAGGGGGTCACCGCGCCGCAGGGGAAGAAGAAGCTGGTGGCCGAGCTGCTCGACCGCGTGAATCTCTCGTTCGCGGCCAGGCGCGCGGTGAAGGGCTACTCGGGCGGCATGCGGCAGCGCCTGGGGATCGCGCAGGCGATCGCGGGGAATCCGCGGCTGATCATCGTGGACGAGCCGACGGCGGGGCTCGATCCCGAGGAGCGGCTCCGCTTCTACCATCTCCTCTCGGAGCTCGCGGCGGACCGCATCGTGCTTCTCTCGACCCACATCGTCGAGGACGTGGCCGTGCTCTGCCCGCGCTTCGCCGTGATCCGCGCGGGGCGTCTGATCGCGCTGACCACGCCCGCCGAGGCGCGGGCCGCCATCGCGGGGCGCATGTTCGAAGGGCTGGTCTCCGTCGAGGACCTGCAGCGGCTTCGCGCCGAGCGGATGGTGACGCAGGCGCTCCTGGTCGAGGGCAAGAACCGCGCGCGCATCTTCGAGTCCTCCGGCACACCGCCGGCCGGGTTCCTTCCGGCGCCGGCCACGCTGGAGGACGCCTATCTCGTCCTGATGCGCCAGGGCGAGCTGCCGAACGGCAACGGCTCGGGCCCGGCGTTGCCCTCGGGACGCGTCGCGGGTACGAACGCCTCGATCGAGGCGGTGGGATGA
- a CDS encoding M1 family aminopeptidase has product MSPRRLFAVFGVEFGHSFKRPLFYIMAALIALISFGLSSGQMQISSGDSSVGGTKAWITSEFAQTQTMTYLTILIFAGFVAAAAGMTLLHDRETKVDVILHSTPLKAGEYVWGRLLAVVGMFAVLLAWQALTAALFNHAVPNGNAQEIRGPFAWASYFRPVFVVGLPFVVFFAGLSMWIGERTRSAVIVYLLPAIALLLSGFFLMTWSPSWLSYGMNRVLQVIEPSGYRWLNETLLKVDRGVKYYNTQPVPYDAIFWLNRLWMLVVGLGGALLTQRSIARSRRGVESARARQKSAAARPDAPGAGWDETVVRPAIGGIGMTSGRPGALATVRAVARTEMIELLRQPALYLFMLIILVQVLGNSLLAVGAFDTPVLLTPGTSAVALANQSVTFVCLLLMYYTVVALEREHTTGLAPVLYAAPVRTGALLFGKALANGVVGAIVLMASFLGSWIAISSQHTVPFSLSPYLLVWGLLLVPTFMFWTALVTAVYALVGNRYTTIAVAMGVLAWTGWRALTKQISWAGNWALWGALRWSDLGPFEHDRLALVLNRAMVLSAAALFIALAVRLFRRRSPDAVRTMHRLSPKSLGRSALRFAPYALIPLTLWITLLFQVSQGTEGGAAKKARKDYWAKNLKTWMDAPLPDIARADIAVKVDPKGSRLESRGALTFVNGLDTTLTQIPLTGGVEWKNVTWTMNGRSVTPEDSKRLYVFTPPHPLAKGDSVTIGWNFDGSLPSGASKNGGNMEEFVLPSGIVLTGFTPSFMPVVGFMEDVGETKDNKTEPRRYPRDYWKGITPAGYGATAWFPARIAVTGPADYTLNSVGVCTSNTVKNGWRTQVWETDHPVKILNVICGHWKERRGHGTTIYYAPVHPYNVDAMSATLDAARKYYSEWFLPYPWKELKLSEFPGMAGYAQGFGTNITFSENIGFLTRNDAKTNATFLVTAHESAHQWWGNIVTPARGPGGDFISEAMAHFSTMLLFQQVLGPRERMEFCKGLEARYGDRRRVDDERPMYDVDGKRESDETVIYDRGGWVFWMLYDYVGHDRALEGYRAFCRTWSESRDHPALQDIVAALRPYAADPAKYDAFVKQWFEDKAMPEYRFENASKRKTGAGYDVTAIVKNIGTGTMPVEVAATAGERWKKQAAPAGVGSGTAQTDPLERRLGALEERVRIPLGARRLWGDVVQDAAESKGSASPGSRFEQDPKYREARATVTLGPGESRTVTLHCDFAPEKLVADPDVRVLQLRRKQAVAKL; this is encoded by the coding sequence ATGAGCCCGCGCCGGCTGTTCGCCGTCTTCGGCGTCGAGTTCGGGCATTCCTTCAAGCGGCCGCTCTTCTACATCATGGCGGCGCTCATCGCGCTCATCTCCTTCGGACTTTCGAGCGGCCAGATGCAGATCTCCTCCGGCGACAGCTCCGTCGGAGGGACCAAGGCCTGGATCACCTCCGAGTTCGCCCAGACCCAGACGATGACCTACCTGACGATCCTGATCTTCGCGGGATTCGTCGCGGCCGCCGCCGGGATGACGCTGCTCCATGACCGTGAGACCAAGGTGGACGTGATCCTGCACTCCACGCCGCTCAAGGCCGGAGAGTACGTCTGGGGGCGCCTCCTTGCCGTGGTCGGGATGTTCGCGGTCCTCCTCGCGTGGCAGGCGCTGACCGCCGCTCTCTTCAACCACGCTGTGCCGAACGGAAACGCGCAGGAGATCCGCGGCCCCTTCGCCTGGGCCAGCTACTTCCGCCCGGTCTTCGTGGTGGGGCTTCCCTTCGTGGTGTTCTTCGCGGGGCTGTCGATGTGGATCGGCGAGCGGACGCGGAGCGCCGTGATCGTCTATCTCCTTCCGGCGATCGCCCTCCTGCTCAGCGGCTTCTTCCTGATGACGTGGTCGCCGTCATGGCTCTCCTACGGGATGAACCGCGTGCTGCAGGTGATCGAGCCGTCGGGGTATCGCTGGCTCAACGAGACGCTCCTCAAGGTGGACCGCGGCGTGAAGTACTACAACACGCAGCCGGTTCCCTACGACGCGATCTTCTGGCTGAACCGGCTCTGGATGCTGGTCGTGGGGCTGGGCGGCGCCCTCCTCACGCAGCGCTCGATCGCGCGGTCGCGTCGCGGTGTCGAGAGCGCCCGCGCGCGTCAGAAGAGCGCGGCCGCGCGGCCGGATGCGCCGGGGGCGGGCTGGGACGAGACCGTCGTTCGACCGGCGATCGGCGGGATCGGCATGACGAGCGGCCGTCCCGGGGCGCTAGCCACGGTGCGCGCGGTGGCGCGCACGGAGATGATCGAGCTGCTTCGCCAGCCCGCGCTCTACCTCTTCATGCTGATCATCCTGGTCCAGGTGCTGGGGAACTCGCTCCTCGCCGTGGGCGCGTTCGACACCCCGGTTCTCCTGACGCCGGGCACGAGCGCGGTGGCCCTCGCCAATCAGAGCGTCACGTTCGTCTGCCTCCTCCTCATGTACTACACGGTGGTCGCCCTGGAGCGGGAGCACACGACCGGCCTGGCGCCGGTTCTCTACGCGGCGCCGGTGCGGACGGGGGCGCTCCTCTTCGGCAAGGCGCTGGCGAACGGCGTGGTCGGGGCGATCGTCCTCATGGCCTCCTTCCTGGGAAGCTGGATCGCCATCTCGTCTCAGCACACCGTTCCCTTTTCGCTGAGCCCCTATCTGCTCGTCTGGGGGCTTCTCCTGGTGCCGACCTTCATGTTCTGGACGGCCCTCGTCACGGCGGTCTACGCGCTGGTGGGGAACCGCTACACGACGATCGCGGTCGCCATGGGCGTCCTGGCCTGGACCGGCTGGCGCGCGCTCACGAAGCAGATCAGCTGGGCGGGAAACTGGGCGCTCTGGGGCGCGCTCCGCTGGAGCGACCTCGGCCCCTTCGAACACGACCGCCTGGCGCTCGTCTTGAACCGCGCGATGGTGCTGAGCGCGGCCGCCCTCTTCATCGCCCTCGCCGTCCGGCTCTTCCGCCGCCGGAGTCCCGATGCCGTGCGCACGATGCACCGCCTGTCGCCCAAGAGCCTCGGGCGCTCGGCCCTCCGCTTCGCCCCCTACGCGCTGATCCCGCTCACCCTCTGGATCACGCTCCTCTTCCAGGTGAGCCAAGGCACGGAGGGCGGCGCCGCGAAGAAGGCGCGCAAGGACTACTGGGCCAAGAATCTCAAGACCTGGATGGATGCGCCGCTTCCGGACATCGCGCGCGCCGACATCGCGGTCAAAGTGGACCCCAAGGGGAGCCGCCTGGAGAGCCGCGGTGCCCTGACGTTCGTGAACGGCCTCGACACGACGCTGACCCAGATCCCCCTGACCGGCGGGGTCGAGTGGAAGAACGTGACCTGGACGATGAATGGACGGAGCGTCACGCCGGAGGACTCGAAGCGGCTCTACGTGTTCACGCCGCCGCACCCGCTCGCCAAGGGGGACAGCGTCACGATCGGATGGAACTTCGATGGCAGCCTCCCGAGCGGCGCGAGCAAGAACGGCGGGAACATGGAGGAGTTCGTGCTCCCGTCCGGCATCGTGCTCACCGGCTTCACGCCGAGCTTCATGCCGGTGGTCGGCTTCATGGAGGACGTGGGCGAGACCAAGGACAACAAGACCGAGCCGCGCCGCTACCCGCGCGACTACTGGAAGGGAATCACCCCGGCCGGCTATGGCGCCACCGCCTGGTTTCCGGCGCGCATCGCGGTGACCGGCCCGGCCGACTACACCCTGAATTCCGTGGGCGTCTGCACGAGCAACACCGTGAAGAACGGCTGGCGCACGCAGGTGTGGGAGACCGACCATCCGGTCAAGATCCTGAACGTGATCTGCGGGCACTGGAAGGAGCGGCGCGGCCACGGCACGACGATCTACTACGCGCCGGTGCATCCCTACAACGTCGACGCGATGTCGGCCACGCTCGACGCCGCGCGGAAGTACTACTCCGAGTGGTTCCTTCCGTATCCATGGAAGGAGCTCAAGCTCTCCGAGTTCCCGGGCATGGCGGGATACGCGCAGGGATTCGGCACGAACATCACCTTCAGCGAGAACATCGGCTTCTTGACGCGGAACGACGCCAAGACCAACGCGACGTTCCTGGTCACCGCCCATGAGTCCGCCCATCAGTGGTGGGGGAACATCGTGACCCCCGCCCGGGGGCCCGGCGGCGACTTCATCAGCGAGGCGATGGCGCACTTCTCGACGATGCTCCTGTTCCAGCAGGTGCTTGGCCCGCGCGAACGGATGGAATTCTGCAAGGGTCTGGAGGCCCGCTACGGCGACCGCCGGCGCGTGGACGACGAGCGGCCGATGTACGACGTGGACGGCAAGCGCGAATCGGACGAGACCGTGATCTACGACCGCGGCGGCTGGGTCTTCTGGATGCTTTACGACTACGTGGGACACGACCGCGCGCTGGAGGGCTACCGGGCGTTCTGCCGCACCTGGAGCGAGAGTCGCGACCATCCCGCGCTCCAGGACATCGTGGCCGCCTTGCGTCCCTATGCGGCCGATCCCGCGAAGTACGACGCGTTCGTGAAGCAGTGGTTCGAGGACAAGGCGATGCCGGAGTACCGCTTCGAGAATGCGTCGAAACGAAAGACGGGAGCCGGGTACGACGTGACCGCCATCGTGAAGAACATCGGCACGGGGACGATGCCGGTCGAGGTCGCCGCGACCGCCGGCGAGCGATGGAAGAAGCAGGCGGCACCGGCGGGGGTGGGATCGGGCACGGCCCAGACGGATCCGCTGGAGCGGCGGCTGGGAGCGCTCGAGGAGCGGGTCCGCATACCCCTGGGAGCCCGGCGGCTCTGGGGGGACGTGGTCCAGGACGCCGCGGAATCGAAGGGATCCGCGTCCCCGGGCTCGCGATTCGAGCAGGACCCCAAGTATCGCGAGGCGCGGGCCACGGTGACCCTCGGGCCGGGGGAATCGAGGACGGTAACCCTCCACTGCGACTTCGCGCCCGAGAAGCTGGTCGCGGACCCCGACGTTCGGGTGCTCCAGCTCCGCCGGAAGCAGGCGGTCGCGAAGCTGTAG